A window from Symbiopectobacterium purcellii encodes these proteins:
- a CDS encoding aldo/keto reductase, translating into MQQRQLGKTGPLVSSIGLGCMGMSDFYSTAQDEKEAIATLHRALELGVTLLDTADMYGPHTNEALVGRAIKGKRQQVVLATKFGIMRDPSNPHARGVCGRPDYVRQAVEGSLKRLGVDEIDLYYQHRVDPSVPIEETVGALSDLVTAGKIRYIGLSEAPVALLELAHREHPITALQTEYSLWTRDVEAEILPACRRLGIGFVPYSPLGRGFLSGTLRSPEDLAPDDFRRTNPRFMGDNFAKNLALVEQVEQLAQAKGVPPSQLALAWVLAQGDDIVPIPGTKRRRYLEENIAALDVQLAPEEVAAIEAIFPFAAAAGERYGTESMATINSLR; encoded by the coding sequence ATGCAACAACGTCAACTTGGCAAAACGGGACCGCTGGTTTCCAGCATCGGGCTTGGCTGCATGGGCATGAGCGACTTTTATTCGACCGCGCAGGATGAAAAAGAGGCGATCGCCACGCTGCACCGCGCACTGGAACTGGGCGTTACGCTACTGGATACCGCCGATATGTATGGCCCACACACCAATGAAGCGTTGGTCGGGCGCGCCATCAAAGGCAAACGCCAGCAGGTGGTGCTCGCCACCAAGTTTGGGATCATGCGCGATCCGAGCAACCCGCATGCACGCGGTGTCTGTGGTCGTCCGGATTATGTACGCCAGGCAGTCGAAGGCAGCCTGAAACGCCTCGGTGTCGATGAGATTGATCTTTACTACCAGCACCGCGTCGATCCGAGCGTACCGATTGAAGAGACCGTCGGCGCATTGAGCGATTTGGTGACCGCTGGCAAGATCCGCTACATCGGATTAAGTGAAGCGCCGGTTGCATTGCTGGAACTCGCACACCGCGAACACCCAATTACCGCGCTGCAAACGGAGTATTCTCTCTGGACGCGCGATGTGGAAGCGGAGATCCTCCCGGCGTGCCGCCGGTTGGGGATTGGCTTTGTCCCCTATAGCCCGCTCGGGCGTGGCTTTTTAAGCGGTACGTTACGCAGCCCGGAGGATTTGGCTCCGGATGATTTCCGCCGTACCAATCCGCGCTTTATGGGGGATAACTTCGCCAAAAACCTGGCACTGGTTGAGCAAGTAGAACAACTGGCGCAGGCAAAAGGCGTCCCCCCTTCGCAGTTGGCGCTGGCATGGGTATTGGCGCAGGGTGACGATATCGTGCCAATTCCGGGCACCAAACGTCGTCGCTATCTGGAGGAGAATATCGCCGCACTGGATGTTCAACTGGCACCAGAGGAAGTGGCAGCGATTGAAGCCATCTTCCCCTTCGCCGCCGCCGCAGGCGAACGTTACGGCACGGAGAGCATGGCCACCATTAATAGTCTCCGCTAA
- a CDS encoding LysR family transcriptional regulator — MDNIQAMRTFVRIIELGNFSRAAEKLNLPRATVSHTIKRLEARLGVRLLLRTTRQVQVTAEGQIYYQRCLRLLAEIDETDTLFSRQKLRPSGRIRVDMPHSLAREIVIPALPQFYQRYPEITLCLSANDASIDVLREGVDCVLRAWQVEDESLIARHLPALEQVTCASAEYIERYGIPKTLDDLATHQAVGYFSQRTTRHYPLDFMSQGVCEQRTLNSQIDVSGADVYVAACRAGLGLIQSPRYGVRHWLESGELVEVLPEMPPPDMPLYIMYPAGHFLAPRVSVFIDWLRECFARPL, encoded by the coding sequence ATGGATAATATTCAGGCGATGCGCACCTTTGTGCGGATTATCGAACTGGGTAATTTCAGTCGGGCAGCTGAAAAACTGAATTTACCGCGTGCCACCGTCAGCCATACGATCAAGCGGCTCGAAGCGCGTCTTGGCGTCCGGTTGTTGTTACGCACTACGCGTCAGGTACAGGTGACGGCTGAAGGACAGATTTACTACCAGCGCTGCCTGCGATTGCTGGCAGAGATAGACGAAACGGATACGCTGTTCTCACGCCAGAAATTGCGCCCTTCCGGGCGTATTCGCGTCGATATGCCACACTCGCTGGCGCGTGAGATTGTGATTCCCGCGCTGCCGCAGTTTTATCAGCGCTACCCAGAGATTACGCTGTGCCTGAGCGCCAATGATGCATCGATTGATGTGCTGCGTGAGGGGGTAGACTGTGTACTGCGCGCCTGGCAGGTGGAAGATGAGTCGTTAATTGCGCGCCATCTTCCCGCGTTGGAGCAGGTAACCTGCGCGTCGGCAGAGTACATTGAGCGCTATGGTATACCTAAAACGCTGGATGATTTAGCCACACATCAAGCAGTGGGCTATTTCTCTCAGCGCACCACCCGCCACTATCCGCTGGATTTTATGTCGCAGGGGGTGTGCGAGCAGCGTACCCTAAACAGCCAGATCGATGTCAGCGGGGCGGATGTCTATGTGGCGGCGTGTCGTGCCGGATTGGGGCTGATCCAGTCTCCGCGTTATGGTGTGCGGCACTGGTTGGAAAGCGGTGAACTGGTGGAGGTTCTGCCTGAGATGCCGCCACCGGATATGCCGTTATATATCATGTACCCTGCCGGGCATTTCCTGGCACCGCGCGTCAGCGTGTTTATCGATTGGTTGCGGGAGTGCTTCGCGCGTCCGTTATAA
- a CDS encoding DUF1435 family protein, translating into MLTAMITACGLWGASWCLGKRLSSAWGILLPAALMPLLALLDLQLNSWKLIVAIALLATAVMLFHPRLRHYLLLPSCIALAGGLSALVVAFRTTWP; encoded by the coding sequence ATGCTAACCGCAATGATTACCGCATGCGGATTATGGGGTGCCAGTTGGTGTCTGGGTAAACGCCTGAGCAGTGCCTGGGGTATTCTGCTACCCGCCGCACTGATGCCGTTGCTTGCACTGCTCGATCTTCAACTCAACAGTTGGAAGCTGATCGTGGCAATTGCGCTGCTGGCGACCGCTGTCATGCTGTTCCATCCCCGCTTGCGCCATTATCTGCTGCTGCCTTCCTGCATTGCACTGGCGGGTGGATTGAGCGCGTTAGTGGTCGCATTCAGAACGACGTGGCCGTAA
- the fucO gene encoding lactaldehyde reductase yields the protein MTQRMILNETSYFGAGAVNHIVEEITRRGFHKALVVTDKDLVKYGVVSNVISLLDQAGLPYDVYDDVVPNPTIRVVTAGIERYKAAQADYLIAIGGGSPQDTCKAIGIIINNPEYADVRSLEGVAPTRRPSVPIFAIPTTAGTAAEVTINYVITDEEKRRKFVCVDPHDIPIVSFIDANMMASMPASLKAATGLDALTHAIEGFTTKGAWELTDMLHLKAIEIISRSLRDSVAGHAAGVEAMALGQYVAGMGFSNVGLGLVHGMAHPLGAFYDTPHGVANAILLPHIMAFNADYTGDKFRQIAVAMGVADAQQMPIAQAREAAIAAVKQLSQDVDIPARLRQVGMKEEDIPALAQAAFDDVCTGGNPRDVTLEHITALYQSIY from the coding sequence ATGACCCAAAGAATGATCCTTAACGAAACCTCGTATTTTGGTGCGGGGGCGGTTAACCATATCGTGGAAGAGATAACCCGGCGTGGTTTCCACAAAGCACTGGTGGTTACCGACAAAGACCTGGTGAAATACGGTGTGGTAAGTAACGTCATCTCACTGCTCGATCAGGCGGGCCTGCCCTACGACGTATACGATGACGTGGTGCCTAACCCCACTATCCGTGTGGTGACCGCAGGCATTGAGCGCTACAAGGCCGCGCAGGCCGATTACCTGATCGCCATTGGTGGCGGTTCGCCGCAGGATACCTGTAAAGCGATTGGCATCATCATTAACAACCCGGAATATGCCGATGTACGCAGTCTGGAAGGCGTTGCGCCTACACGTCGCCCCAGCGTACCGATCTTCGCGATCCCGACCACCGCAGGCACCGCTGCTGAGGTCACGATTAACTACGTGATCACTGATGAAGAAAAACGACGCAAGTTTGTCTGCGTCGATCCGCATGACATCCCTATCGTCTCATTTATCGACGCCAACATGATGGCCAGCATGCCCGCCTCACTCAAGGCGGCAACCGGCCTGGATGCCTTGACGCACGCGATTGAAGGCTTTACCACCAAAGGCGCGTGGGAACTGACCGACATGCTGCATCTGAAGGCCATCGAAATCATCAGCCGTTCGCTGCGCGATTCCGTGGCGGGCCATGCCGCCGGCGTGGAAGCCATGGCGTTGGGGCAGTACGTCGCTGGCATGGGCTTCTCCAACGTGGGCCTGGGACTGGTTCACGGTATGGCACACCCGCTGGGCGCGTTCTATGACACCCCGCACGGCGTGGCAAACGCCATCCTGCTGCCTCATATCATGGCGTTCAATGCGGATTATACCGGTGACAAATTCCGGCAAATCGCGGTAGCAATGGGCGTCGCGGACGCACAACAGATGCCGATCGCGCAAGCGCGGGAAGCGGCCATTGCCGCCGTGAAGCAACTTTCTCAGGATGTGGATATCCCAGCACGTCTGCGCCAGGTGGGCATGAAGGAAGAGGATATTCCGGCGTTGGCGCAGGCCGCCTTTGACGATGTTTGCACTGGCGGCAACCCGCGTGATGTGACACTGGAGCACATCACGGCGCTATATCAGTCAATTTACTGA
- the gcvT gene encoding glycine cleavage system aminomethyltransferase GcvT, which produces MTQQTPLYQQHVADGAKMVDFHGWMMPLHYGSQLDEHHSVRRHAGMFDVSHMTIVDLQGARVREFLRYLLANDVAKLTQPGKALYTGMLNASGGVIDDLIVYFLTETHFRLVVNSATREKDLAWIAEHANAFNVVWQERDELALIAVQGPLAQEKVQALLSAEQRAATTGMKPFFGVQTGGYFIATTGYTGEPGYEIALPAEQAVTFWQQLLAAGVQPCGLGARDTLRLEAGMNLYGQDMDEGVSPLAANMGWTIAWQPEDRDFIGRNALTHQRREGTEQLVGLVLREKGVLRHEMPVRFTDASGTVQEGMITSGTFSPTLGFSIALARVPQGIGDTAVVQIRQREVPVEVTKPVFIRGGKALV; this is translated from the coding sequence ATGACACAGCAAACTCCGTTGTATCAGCAGCATGTCGCCGATGGCGCGAAGATGGTCGACTTTCACGGTTGGATGATGCCGCTGCACTACGGCTCACAGTTGGATGAACATCACAGCGTGAGGCGTCATGCGGGCATGTTCGATGTGTCGCACATGACCATTGTGGATTTACAGGGCGCACGCGTGCGCGAATTCCTGCGTTATCTGCTGGCGAATGACGTTGCCAAACTTACGCAACCGGGTAAGGCGCTTTATACCGGGATGCTAAACGCCTCGGGGGGCGTCATTGACGATCTCATCGTCTACTTTTTGACGGAAACGCATTTCCGTCTGGTGGTGAACTCCGCCACGCGGGAGAAAGATCTGGCCTGGATCGCCGAACATGCCAACGCGTTCAACGTGGTGTGGCAGGAACGCGACGAACTGGCGCTGATTGCTGTGCAAGGGCCATTGGCGCAGGAGAAAGTGCAGGCGTTACTCAGTGCGGAACAACGCGCGGCAACGACGGGCATGAAACCCTTTTTCGGCGTGCAAACCGGCGGCTACTTCATTGCTACCACTGGGTATACCGGTGAGCCGGGCTATGAAATCGCCCTGCCCGCAGAGCAGGCAGTGACGTTCTGGCAACAACTGCTGGCGGCCGGTGTGCAACCATGTGGCCTCGGGGCGCGCGATACGTTGCGCCTTGAAGCGGGCATGAACCTGTATGGACAGGACATGGACGAAGGCGTTTCACCGCTTGCTGCCAATATGGGCTGGACCATCGCCTGGCAGCCGGAAGACAGGGATTTTATTGGTCGGAACGCGCTGACCCATCAACGCCGCGAAGGCACTGAGCAGTTGGTCGGACTGGTGCTGCGTGAAAAAGGGGTGCTGCGCCATGAAATGCCTGTGCGCTTTACCGATGCGAGTGGCACGGTACAAGAAGGCATGATAACCAGCGGTACCTTTTCTCCCACGCTGGGTTTCAGTATTGCACTGGCCCGCGTGCCGCAAGGTATTGGTGACACGGCGGTGGTGCAAATTCGCCAGCGCGAAGTGCCCGTAGAGGTAACCAAACCGGTATTTATTCGTGGCGGAAAGGCACTGGTTTGA